In a genomic window of Gadus chalcogrammus isolate NIFS_2021 chromosome 17, NIFS_Gcha_1.0, whole genome shotgun sequence:
- the LOC130369761 gene encoding major histocompatibility complex class I-related gene protein-like isoform X2, producing the protein MKALIGLLLLVFGHDVSSVIHSRRLFTTGSSGLSTFPEFVTVEMVDEVQVEYYDSNTQRLIPKQDWVDQANREVPDYLERETERRKGAQQVFKAGIGTLKRRFNQTGGVHVYQRMNGCEWDDEDGTTEGYQQYGYDGEDFLSMDLKTLTWVAPVHQALTTKHRWEHNRALMEKLKHYYTKECVDWLKKYLAYGKSTLQRTERPRVSLLQRSPSSPVVCHATGFYPDRVVVFWRRDGQELHEQVDPGEVLPNHDGTFQVSVDLDLTAVPQEDWRRYECVVQLKGIEDISTPLDPAHIRTNREDNHILAFILTGVAVLAVVAAAAVVGVFLYQKRNGSVTSSENTEGQNPSPEAQPLTTVQS; encoded by the exons ATGAAGGCGCTTAtagggctgctgctgttggtcttTGGTCACGATGTGTCCTCAG TGATTCACTCTCGGCGGTTATTCACCACGGGGTCGTCTGGACTCTCAACCTTCCCAGAGTTTGTGACTGTTGAGATGGTGGATGAGGTTCAGGTTGAGTACTACGACAGCAACACCCAAAGACTCATACCCAAACAGGACTGGGTGGACCAGGCCAACAGAGAAGTCCCAGACTACCTGGAGAGGGAAACTGAAAGGAGAAAGGGAGCCCAGCAGGTCTTCAAAGCCGGCATTGGGACTCTGAAGAGGCGCTTTAACCAGACAGGAG gtgtccACGTATACCAGAGGATGAATGGTTGTGAGtgggatgatgaggatggtACCACTGAGGGTTATCAGCAGTATGGTTATGATGGAGAGGACTTCCTATCGATGGACCTGAAGACCCTGACCTGGGTCGCTCCAGTGCATCAGGCTCTCACCACCAAACACAGATGGGAACATAATAGAGCTTTAATGGAAAAGTTGAAGCACTACTACACCAAGGAGTgtgttgattggctgaagaaGTACCTGGCCTATGGGAAGAGCACTCTGCAGAGAACAG agcgtccgcgggtgtctctgctccagaggagcccctcctccccagtggtgtgccatgctacaggcttctaccctgacagggtggtggtgttctggaggagagacggccaGGAGCTCCATGAGCAGGTGGACCCCGGGGAGGTCCTCCCCAACCACGACGGGACCTTCCAGGTCAGCGTGGACCTGGACCTCACGGCCGTCCCACAGGAGGACTGGAGGAGGTACGAGTGTGTGGTCCAGCTGAAAGGCATCGAGGACATCTCtacccccctggaccccgcccACATCAGGACCAACCGGG AGGACAATCACATCCTTGCTTTCATCCTCACTGGAGTTGCTGTtcttgctgttgttgctgctgctgctgttgttggagTCTTTCTGTACCAGAAGAGGAACG GTTCTGTAACCAGCTCTGAGAACACTGAGGGGCAGAATCCGTCTCCTGAGGCCCAACCTCTGACCACA GTTCAAAGTTAA
- the LOC130369761 gene encoding major histocompatibility complex class I-related gene protein-like isoform X1 encodes MKALIGLLLLVFGHDVSSVIHSRRLFTTGSSGLSTFPEFVTVEMVDEVQVEYYDSNTQRLIPKQDWVDQANREVPDYLERETERRKGAQQVFKAGIGTLKRRFNQTGGVHVYQRMNGCEWDDEDGTTEGYQQYGYDGEDFLSMDLKTLTWVAPVHQALTTKHRWEHNRALMEKLKHYYTKECVDWLKKYLAYGKSTLQRTERPRVSLLQRSPSSPVVCHATGFYPDRVVVFWRRDGQELHEQVDPGEVLPNHDGTFQVSVDLDLTAVPQEDWRRYECVVQLKGIEDISTPLDPAHIRTNREDNHILAFILTGVAVLAVVAAAAVVGVFLYQKRNDSDKRHKPVGSVTSSENTEGQNPSPEAQPLTTVQS; translated from the exons ATGAAGGCGCTTAtagggctgctgctgttggtcttTGGTCACGATGTGTCCTCAG TGATTCACTCTCGGCGGTTATTCACCACGGGGTCGTCTGGACTCTCAACCTTCCCAGAGTTTGTGACTGTTGAGATGGTGGATGAGGTTCAGGTTGAGTACTACGACAGCAACACCCAAAGACTCATACCCAAACAGGACTGGGTGGACCAGGCCAACAGAGAAGTCCCAGACTACCTGGAGAGGGAAACTGAAAGGAGAAAGGGAGCCCAGCAGGTCTTCAAAGCCGGCATTGGGACTCTGAAGAGGCGCTTTAACCAGACAGGAG gtgtccACGTATACCAGAGGATGAATGGTTGTGAGtgggatgatgaggatggtACCACTGAGGGTTATCAGCAGTATGGTTATGATGGAGAGGACTTCCTATCGATGGACCTGAAGACCCTGACCTGGGTCGCTCCAGTGCATCAGGCTCTCACCACCAAACACAGATGGGAACATAATAGAGCTTTAATGGAAAAGTTGAAGCACTACTACACCAAGGAGTgtgttgattggctgaagaaGTACCTGGCCTATGGGAAGAGCACTCTGCAGAGAACAG agcgtccgcgggtgtctctgctccagaggagcccctcctccccagtggtgtgccatgctacaggcttctaccctgacagggtggtggtgttctggaggagagacggccaGGAGCTCCATGAGCAGGTGGACCCCGGGGAGGTCCTCCCCAACCACGACGGGACCTTCCAGGTCAGCGTGGACCTGGACCTCACGGCCGTCCCACAGGAGGACTGGAGGAGGTACGAGTGTGTGGTCCAGCTGAAAGGCATCGAGGACATCTCtacccccctggaccccgcccACATCAGGACCAACCGGG AGGACAATCACATCCTTGCTTTCATCCTCACTGGAGTTGCTGTtcttgctgttgttgctgctgctgctgttgttggagTCTTTCTGTACCAGAAGAGGAACG ATTCAGACAAGCGTCACAAACCAGTTG GTTCTGTAACCAGCTCTGAGAACACTGAGGGGCAGAATCCGTCTCCTGAGGCCCAACCTCTGACCACA GTTCAAAGTTAA
- the LOC130369763 gene encoding major histocompatibility complex class I-related gene protein-like isoform X1 — protein sequence MKALIGLLLLVFGHDVSSVIHSLQFFSTASSGLSTFPEYVAVVMVDEVQIEYYDSNTQRIIIKQDWADQANREDPNSLERDTEMRKGNEQFFKAGMGILKKRFNQTGGAHIIQQMNGCEWDDEDGTTEGYQQHGYDGEDFISLDWKTLTWVAPVRQALTTKHRWDHDTAQNQYLKNYYTKECVDWLKKHLAYGKSTLQRTERPRVSLLQRSPSSPVVCHATGFYPNRVVVFWRRNGQELHEQVDPGEVLPNHDGTFQVSVDLDLKAVPQEDWRRYECVVQLRGIEEISTPLDHAHIRTNREGSHILAFILTGVAVLAVVVAAVVGVLLYRKRNDSDKRHKPVGSDTSSENTEGQKLAPEAQPLTTVQS from the exons TGATCCACTCTCTGCAGTTTTTCTCCACGGCGTCGTCTGGACTCTCAACCTTCCCAGAGTATGTGGCTGTTGTGATGGTGGATGAGGTTCAGATTGAGTACTACGACAGCAACACCCAGAGAATCATAATCAAACAGGACTGGGCGGACCAAGCCAACAGAGAAGACCCCAACTCCCTGGAGAGGGACACTGAAATGAGAAAGGGTAACGAGCAGTTCTTCAAAGCCGGCATGGGGATTCTGAAGAAGCGCTTTAACCAGACAGGAG gtgcccACATTATTCAGCAGATGAATGGTTGTGAGtgggatgatgaggatggtACTACTGAGGGTTATCAGCAGCATGGTTATGATGGAGAGGACTTCATATCGTTGGACTGGAAGACCCTGACCTGGGTCGCTCCAGTGCGTCAGGCTCTCACCACCAAACACAGATGGGATCACGATACAGCTCAGAATCAATACTTGAAGAACTACTACACCAAGGAGTgtgttgattggctgaagaaGCACCTGGCCTACGGGAAGAGCACTCTGCAGAGAACAG agcgtccgcgggtgtctctgctccagaggagcccctcctccccagtggtgtgccatgctacaggcttctaccctaacagggtggtggtgttctggaggAGAAACGGCCAGGAGCTCCATGAGCAGGTGGACCCCGGGGAGGTCCTCCCCAACCACGACGGGACCTTCCAGGTGAGCGTGGACCTGGACCTCAAGGCCGTCCCACAGGAGGACTGGCGGAGGTACGAGTGTGTGGTCCAGCTGAGAGGCATCGAGGAGAtctccacccccctggaccACGCCCACATCAGGACCAACCGGG AGGGCAGTCACATCCTTGCTTTCATCCTCACTGGAGTTGCTGttcttgctgttgttgttgctgctgttgttggagTCTTACTTTACCGGAAGAGGAACG ATTCAGACAAGCGTCACAAACCAGTTG GTTCTGACACCAGCTCTGAGAACACTGAGGGGCAGAAGCTGGCTCCTGAGGCCCAACCTCTGACCACA GTTCAAAGTTAA
- the LOC130369763 gene encoding major histocompatibility complex class I-related gene protein-like isoform X2, translated as MKALIGLLLLVFGHDVSSEYVAVVMVDEVQIEYYDSNTQRIIIKQDWADQANREDPNSLERDTEMRKGNEQFFKAGMGILKKRFNQTGGAHIIQQMNGCEWDDEDGTTEGYQQHGYDGEDFISLDWKTLTWVAPVRQALTTKHRWDHDTAQNQYLKNYYTKECVDWLKKHLAYGKSTLQRTERPRVSLLQRSPSSPVVCHATGFYPNRVVVFWRRNGQELHEQVDPGEVLPNHDGTFQVSVDLDLKAVPQEDWRRYECVVQLRGIEEISTPLDHAHIRTNREGSHILAFILTGVAVLAVVVAAVVGVLLYRKRNDSDKRHKPVGSDTSSENTEGQKLAPEAQPLTTVQS; from the exons AGTATGTGGCTGTTGTGATGGTGGATGAGGTTCAGATTGAGTACTACGACAGCAACACCCAGAGAATCATAATCAAACAGGACTGGGCGGACCAAGCCAACAGAGAAGACCCCAACTCCCTGGAGAGGGACACTGAAATGAGAAAGGGTAACGAGCAGTTCTTCAAAGCCGGCATGGGGATTCTGAAGAAGCGCTTTAACCAGACAGGAG gtgcccACATTATTCAGCAGATGAATGGTTGTGAGtgggatgatgaggatggtACTACTGAGGGTTATCAGCAGCATGGTTATGATGGAGAGGACTTCATATCGTTGGACTGGAAGACCCTGACCTGGGTCGCTCCAGTGCGTCAGGCTCTCACCACCAAACACAGATGGGATCACGATACAGCTCAGAATCAATACTTGAAGAACTACTACACCAAGGAGTgtgttgattggctgaagaaGCACCTGGCCTACGGGAAGAGCACTCTGCAGAGAACAG agcgtccgcgggtgtctctgctccagaggagcccctcctccccagtggtgtgccatgctacaggcttctaccctaacagggtggtggtgttctggaggAGAAACGGCCAGGAGCTCCATGAGCAGGTGGACCCCGGGGAGGTCCTCCCCAACCACGACGGGACCTTCCAGGTGAGCGTGGACCTGGACCTCAAGGCCGTCCCACAGGAGGACTGGCGGAGGTACGAGTGTGTGGTCCAGCTGAGAGGCATCGAGGAGAtctccacccccctggaccACGCCCACATCAGGACCAACCGGG AGGGCAGTCACATCCTTGCTTTCATCCTCACTGGAGTTGCTGttcttgctgttgttgttgctgctgttgttggagTCTTACTTTACCGGAAGAGGAACG ATTCAGACAAGCGTCACAAACCAGTTG GTTCTGACACCAGCTCTGAGAACACTGAGGGGCAGAAGCTGGCTCCTGAGGCCCAACCTCTGACCACA GTTCAAAGTTAA